The Helianthus annuus cultivar XRQ/B chromosome 16, HanXRQr2.0-SUNRISE, whole genome shotgun sequence genome includes a window with the following:
- the LOC110924161 gene encoding uncharacterized protein LOC110924161, whose product MFEHRDEQGSRNNQNNRRREESSYRPRTPSHSVRSQSSTSLRLNTEDIHNIAVEEVKVMKNAQTGNVNQFGEQHEESSAASTPVQREGMGERKNTMATMPLEGKGEYPKSKECTYKHFMSCKPQSFDGRKGALEAQDWLNRMESVLDICECDDRNKVRFAVHMFEAEALHWWNIVVRTEGKEKVKEMKWEEFIQKFLAKYCPPNETEQLEVEFFQLKMGNKTYREYVSRFNDISRLVSYLALTEEQLINRFIWGLPSEMRVFIKSKSPKTFAETVEAGAVMAAEMILRQAESPAPKRKWEERKGDTRNNNFKRPKTFPQCQICKRFHTGECRFPCPNCKKMGHALQECKEKKKCFKCGDPNHMRSECPKLKRNDRTQPNQPKGRAFILTTEEARTNTDVITGMYLVNDVYARVLFDTGANRSLVSTTFRPYLNQVSQTLDHTFTVEMADGSQREIVDIVKNCKISLNNHVIPIDLMPMELG is encoded by the coding sequence ATGTTTGAACATAGAGATGAACAAGGGTCTAGAAATAATCAGAATAACAGAAGGAGAGAGGAAAGTTCTTATAGGCCTCGAACTCCCTCTCACAGTGTCAGGTCCCAGTCTAGTACAAGCTTGCGTCTAAATACTGAGGATATCCACAATATAGCTGTGGAAGAGGTTAAGGTAATGAAGAATGCACAAACCGGTAATGTTAACCAATTTGGAGAACAACATGAAGAAAGCTCAGCAGCCTCCACGCCAGTTCAAAGGGAAGGAATGGGCGAAAGGAAAAACACTATGGCAACCATGCCACTAGAAGGAAAAGGTGAATATCCCAAATCAAAGGAATGTACTTATAAGCACTTCATGTCCTGTAAACCTCAGTCCTTTGACGGAAGAAAGGGAGCACTAGAAGCTCAAGACTGGCTTAACAGAATGGAGTCAGTATTAGACATATGTGAGTGTGATGACCGCAACAAAGTACGGTTCGCGGTACATATGTTTGAAGCTGAAGCCCTTCACTGGTGGAACATTGTGGTCCGAACAGAGGGAAAAGAAAAGGTTAAGGAGATGAAGTGGGAGGAGTTTATTCAAAAGTTTCTTGCTAAGTATTGTCCTCCCAACGAGACTGAGCAACTGGAAGTGGAATTCTTTCAGttaaaaatgggaaataaaacttATCGAGAATATGTTTCTCGTTTCAACGACATATCTCGACTGGTTTCTTATTTAGCATTGACCGAGGAACAACTGATCAATAGGTTTATTTGGGGTCTACCCTCTGAAATGAGGGTGTTTATCAAATCCAAATCCCCCAAGACTTTTGCAGAAACTGTTGAGGCTGGCGCCGTCATGGCTGCCGAGATGATTCTGCGGCAGGCTGAATCTCCCGCACCAAAAAGAAAGTGGGAAGAAAGAAAGGGGGACACCCGGAATAACAACTTTAAAAGGCCTAAAACATTTCCTCAATGTCAAATTTGCAAACGTTTTCATACGGGGGAATGTCGTTTTCCTTGTCCAAATTGTAAAAAGATGGGTCATGCTCTTCAAGAATGCAAGGAAAAGAAGaagtgtttcaaatgtggagacccTAACCACATGAGATCTGAATGTCCCAAACTTAAAAGAAATGATAGGACACAACCAAATCAGCCAAAAGGGCGGGCATTTATACTTACCACGGAAGAAGCCAGGACCAATACAGATGTTATCACGGGTATGTATctcgtaaatgatgtatatgcgcgtgtgttatttgataccggtgcaaATAGAAGTCTAGTGTCGACTACCTTTAGACCTTACTTGAACCAGGTGTCCCAAACCCTAGATCATACCTTTACAGTAGAAATGGCTGATGGAAGTCAAAGAGAGATAGTTGACATAGTTAAGAATTGTAAAATAAGCTTAAACAACCATGTTATCCCTATAGACCTAATGCCTATGGAACTTGGATAA
- the LOC118488176 gene encoding uncharacterized protein LOC118488176, with protein sequence MADARNVNEDDDATRQEAFNSRVTEEAEGVMQAHLPRLAQEVESQVLGVVDAMMTSKIEELKELLEGSRNKSKERRCKYKDFMACQPATYDGKIDPIACQRWISNIEAVFIRSRCDNVDKVMFATGQLTFQAKDWWDAHSKEIGEERLQTMTWQEFKDPFMKYHCPQSAIDKIQEDFLRLRQKNETINEISNIFLDKMKFCGEFVQTERMKINRFYGVLKAEFREFITPSKCETLDELINLARDREIEIKRQEERGEKRPNEKGGSSTPTKKGKYQEQGRKDKSKSGITPCKTCGKLHTGECLLGKKGCYKCGKEGHSSYQCPNNPKTCFHCFEKGHVKSECPKLQQESKKEDKKQEGSKAKGRVFQITSEEAKSHPNVISGIFLLNSIPVYVLFDTGATMSFISNEIIQHPSFKIERMSIPLEVEIADSKIYMLHEICRKCKFIMEDEEFEIDLIPMVLGNLK encoded by the coding sequence ATGGCTGATGCAAGAAATGTCAATGAGGATGATGACGCAACTCGGCAAGAAGCGTTTAACAGTAGGGTTACGGAGGAGGCGGAAGGGGTTATGCAAGCCCATCTTCCGCGATTAGCTCAAGAGGTGGAAAGCCAGGTTTTGGGAGTCGTAGATGCTATGATGACTAGCAAGATTGAAGAACTGAAAGAACTATTAGAAGGATCTAGAAACAAAAGCAAGGAACGAAGGTGCAAGTATAAAGACTTCATGGCATGCCAACCCGCAACGTATGATGGTAAAATTGACCCGATTGCATGCCAAAGATGGATTTCAAATATAGAAGCGGTGTTTATTCGAAGTCGTTGTGATAACGTAGATAAGGTGATGTTCGCTACCGGCCAACTCACTTTTCAggcaaaagattggtgggatgcaCACAGTAAAGAGATAGGCGAAGAAAGGCTCCAAACAATGACCTGGCAAGAGTTTAAGGATCCTTTTATGAAATATCACTGCCCTCAGTCAGCCATTGATAAGATTCAAGAGGATTTCTTACGCCTCCGACAGAAAAACGAAACGATAAATGAGATATCGAACATTTtcttggataagatgaagttttgtggAGAGTTTGTGCAAACTGAAAGGATGAAGATTAATCGCTTTTATGGGGTGTTAAAGGCAGAATTTAGGGAGTTCATCACTCCCTCGAAGTGTGAGACTCTCGATGAGCTAATCAATCTAGCGCGGGATAGAGAAATCGAAATCAAGAGGCAAGAAGAACGTGGAGAAAAGAGACCAAATGAAAAAGGTGGAAGTTCGACCCCGACCAAAAAGGGGAAGTATCAAGAGCAAGGAAGAAAAGATAAGTCGAAGAGTGGTATCACGCCGTGCAAGACTTGTGGAAAGCTTCATACGGGGGAATGCTTGTTAGGCAAAAAAGGGTGTTATAAATGTGGTAAGGAAGGGCATTCGTCTTATCAGTGTCCAAACAACCCGAAGACTTGCTTTCATTGTTTTGAAAAAGGGCATGTTAAATCGGAATGCCCAAAACTTCAGCAAGAGTCAAAGAAAGaagataagaagcaagagggttCTAAAGCGAAAGGGAGGGTGTTCCAAATTACATCCGAAGAAGCCAAGTCTCACCCGAATGTGATTTCAGGTATCTTTTTACTAAACTCCATACCGGTTTATGTTCTATTCGATACTGGAGCTACCATGTCATTTATTTCGAATGAAATTATACAACATCCGTCCTTTAAGATCGAACGAATGTCAATACCTCTAGAAGTAGAAATAGCTGATAGTAAGATCTATATGCTACATGAGATATGTAGGAAATGTAAATTCATAATGGAAGATGAGGAATTCGAAATTGATCTCATACCTATGGTTCTAGGGAATTTAAAatga